In a single window of the Candidatus Limnocylindrales bacterium genome:
- a CDS encoding serine hydrolase domain-containing protein yields MASFFSSEKTMTGLAPVLRLASGVKHPSLAEGYIHPDFWSVARLFKSLIPSPGPGGAALCIYHRGKKVVDLWGGTIDAAGTPWSSDTASVSYSTTKGVASTLLHILVDKGLADYDEPVSKHWPEFAHSGKENITIRQIMSHEAGLYDIRGMIDHARRMLDWEYMIRALEAAHPIHEPGKAHGYHGLTYGYLVGEIIQRITGKPFCQVLDEEISQPLQLDGLFVGLPDSHSGRKATLGLAGLHGQRGGADRTRSYLAAASRWLQMIGIPVDLREAERALMPHGIDELDFNSAEFAAACIPSANGIFTARALAGMYAALAGGGALDGVRLMSEKTLHRASTVQNRTLDRVIPFPMHWRLGYHRPFTLGMGTTVRHGIGHFGFGGSGAWADLDRNLSVALTLNSGVGTPFGDLRIVRISTAAARCADRR; encoded by the coding sequence ATGGCATCATTCTTCTCGTCGGAAAAAACCATGACCGGTCTGGCGCCCGTGCTCCGGCTCGCGTCCGGCGTGAAGCATCCGAGTCTCGCCGAAGGCTACATCCATCCCGACTTCTGGTCGGTCGCGCGCCTGTTCAAGTCGTTGATTCCGTCGCCCGGCCCGGGCGGCGCCGCGCTGTGCATCTATCACCGCGGAAAGAAGGTCGTCGATCTGTGGGGCGGGACGATCGACGCGGCCGGTACGCCGTGGAGCTCGGACACCGCGTCGGTCTCGTACTCGACGACCAAAGGCGTCGCATCGACGCTGCTGCACATCCTCGTCGACAAGGGCCTCGCCGATTACGACGAGCCGGTTTCGAAGCACTGGCCGGAGTTCGCGCACAGCGGCAAAGAAAACATCACGATCCGCCAGATCATGAGCCACGAGGCGGGCCTCTACGACATCCGCGGCATGATCGATCACGCGCGCCGAATGCTCGACTGGGAATACATGATCCGTGCGCTCGAAGCCGCGCATCCCATTCACGAGCCGGGAAAAGCCCACGGCTATCACGGCCTCACGTACGGGTATCTGGTCGGCGAGATCATCCAGCGCATCACCGGCAAGCCGTTCTGCCAGGTGCTCGACGAGGAAATCTCTCAGCCGCTTCAGCTCGACGGATTGTTCGTCGGGCTTCCCGATTCGCATTCGGGGCGCAAGGCGACGCTCGGTCTTGCGGGGCTTCACGGGCAGCGCGGCGGCGCCGATCGCACGCGCAGCTATCTGGCCGCCGCGAGCCGCTGGCTGCAGATGATCGGAATTCCGGTCGACCTTCGTGAAGCCGAGCGCGCGCTGATGCCGCACGGAATCGACGAGCTCGATTTCAATTCCGCAGAGTTCGCAGCGGCCTGCATCCCATCGGCCAACGGGATCTTCACCGCGCGCGCGCTCGCCGGCATGTATGCCGCGCTGGCCGGCGGCGGAGCTCTCGACGGTGTCCGGCTGATGTCCGAGAAGACGCTTCACCGTGCCTCCACGGTACAGAACCGCACGCTCGATCGCGTGATCCCGTTCCCGATGCACTGGCGGCTCGGCTACCACCGGCCGTTCACGCTCGGCATGGGAACGACCGTCCGCCACGGAATCGGCCACTTCGGTTTCGGCGGATCGGGCGCGTGGGCCGACCTCGATCGCAACCTGTCGGTCGCACTGACGCTGAACAGCGGCGTCGGCACACCGTTCGGCGATCTGCGCATCGTTCGGATCTCGACCGCGGCCGCGCGCTGTGCCGACCGGCGCTAG